The Blautia hydrogenotrophica DSM 10507 genome window below encodes:
- a CDS encoding phage holin: MQINDKVYNILKYVAQIALPALGTLYFALAGIWGFPYGEEIVGTITAVDTFLGVLLGISAATYSRKNQAIDNKETK; encoded by the coding sequence ATGCAGATCAACGATAAAGTTTACAATATTTTGAAATATGTCGCTCAAATTGCACTTCCCGCATTGGGTACATTGTATTTTGCCCTTGCTGGAATTTGGGGATTTCCTTATGGAGAAGAGATCGTTGGAACTATTACGGCGGTTGATACTTTCCTGGGAGTTCTTTTGGGAATTAGTGCGGCGACGTACAGCAGAAAGAATCAGGCCATTGACAACAAAGAGACGAAATAG
- a CDS encoding Bro-N domain-containing protein, with product MVSIFEERNVRIICSKNRSEIWFSAIDVGEELGIANIRDTLRNIDRSEKKKFTNEMISGVGVFYTRNFNSPLNNYGETFVSEEAVYNMAFRSNKPEAKLFTKWVTKVLKQIRVNGFYVLDGKGEERLKTREETKKVRRMETDTIKKYVEYAKSQGSTHADMYYQNFTKLVQNCLGIEAGRRDDLDQKTLLRLKSLETLIDMRLENLLKTDIPYKDMYEDVKELIRSI from the coding sequence ATGGTAAGTATTTTTGAAGAACGTAATGTAAGAATAATTTGTAGTAAAAACAGGAGCGAAATATGGTTTAGTGCGATTGATGTTGGAGAAGAATTAGGGATCGCAAATATTCGTGATACACTAAGAAATATTGATCGTTCAGAAAAGAAGAAATTTACTAATGAAATGATTTCGGGTGTCGGAGTTTTCTACACCCGGAATTTTAATTCACCATTGAACAATTACGGAGAAACATTTGTATCTGAAGAAGCTGTTTATAATATGGCGTTCAGAAGCAACAAACCAGAAGCCAAGCTGTTTACAAAATGGGTAACAAAGGTATTAAAGCAAATCCGTGTAAATGGATTCTATGTTCTGGACGGAAAAGGAGAAGAGCGGTTAAAGACCAGAGAAGAGACAAAGAAAGTACGCCGGATGGAAACGGACACAATCAAGAAATATGTGGAGTACGCAAAATCGCAGGGCAGCACCCATGCAGATATGTACTACCAGAATTTCACGAAGCTGGTTCAGAACTGTTTGGGAATCGAAGCCGGGAGAAGAGATGATTTAGACCAGAAAACACTTTTGCGGTTGAAGTCTTTGGAAACGCTGATTGATATGCGACTGGAAAATTTATTGAAAACAGACATTCCCTATAAAGATATGTATGAGGATGTAAAAGAACTGATTCGGAGCATTTGA